The DNA region GGCCGAGCTGGATGCCGATCGCGGACGGGAGGCAGAAGCCCATGGTCCCGAGGCCGCCGGAGGTGACGAACGTCCGGGGCTCGGCGGTCTTCCACCACTGCGCCGCGAACATCTGGTGCTCGCCCACGCCGGTGGTGACGATGGCCTTGCCGCCGGTCTTCTTCCACAGCGTGTCGATGACGTACTGCGGGAGCAGCGGCTGCTTGGGGTCCTGGCGGTAGCGGAGCGGGTGCTTCTCGCGCCACTCGTTCACCCGCTTCCACCAGGGCGCGAGGTCCGGGCGCCCGTGGTCGGCGAACGCGCGCCGCGCCTCCTCGTGCAGCTGCGGGAGCAGGCGCTTCAGGTCGCCCACCAGCGGCACCGTGGCGGTCACCAGCTTCGAGATCTCCGCCGGGTCCACGTCGAGGTGGATCACCTTCGCCTCGGGGGCGAAGGTGGAGAGCTTGCCGGTGACGCGGTCGTCGAAGCGGGCGCCGAGCGCGATGATCAGGTCGGACGCCTGCACCGTGTAGTTCGCGAACCGCGACCCGTGCATGCCGAACATGCCCAGGCACAGCGGGCTCGTCTCCGGGAACGCGCCCTTGCCGTGGAGCGTCGTCACCACCGGCGCGCCGAGGAACTCGGCGAACGCGAAGACCTCCTTGTGCGCGTCGGCGGTGCGGACGCCGCCGCCCAGGTACACCACCGGCCGGCTGGACGCGCGCATGAGCTGCGCGGCGTCCTTGAGCCGCGGCTCCTCGCGGACCGGCGGGTGGTAGCCGGGGATCTCGACCGTCTCCGGCCACTCGAACTCCAGCTCGGCGTTGAGCACGTCCTTCGGGATGTCCACCAGCACCGGGCCGGGCCGGCCGGTGCGGGCCACGTAGAACGCCTCCTTGAGGATGCGGGGCAGCTCGCGCACGTCGGTCACCAGCCAGTTGTGCTTGGTGATCGGCATGGTGATGCCGGTGATGTCCGCCTCCTGGAACGCGTCGGTGCCGATGAGGCTCGAGGACACGTTCGCGGTGATCGCGACCATGGGCACCGAGTCCATGTACGCGTCGGCGATCGCGGTCACGAGGTTGGTCGCGCCCGGGCCGGACGTGCCCATGCACACGCCCACCTTGCCGGTGGCGTGGGCGTAGCCCTCCGCCGCGTGCCCGCCCACCTGCTCGTGGCGCACCAGCACGTGCTTGGGCCGCTCGACCCCGTAGAGCGCGTCGTAGAGCGGGAGGATCGCGCCGCCTGGGATGCCGAAGAGGACCTCCACCCCCTCCGCCTCCAGGGCGCGCAGGACCGCCTTCGCGCCCGTCATCTTCTCCTTGGCCATGCCGTCACCTTCGATTCGAACGTGTTCGAGGGAGCTGCGCTGTCGCGAAGCGGAACGCCTACGCACGGCCCGGCGTCGCCGCCCGGGGGCGGCGCCGGCGGCGGACCGTGCGCGTCATACGGCCACGGCGCGGATGCCGCGGCCCGCGGAGCCGCGCGAGGGCGCGGACGCGGCGGCGCCGCCGGGGACGGCGAGGCGCTTGGCGCCCTCGCTCACCGGCGGCCCCCTTCGAACGCGGCGATGTCCGCGTCCTGCGCGAGCAGGAAGCCGAGCTCGTCCACGCCGTTCAGCAGGCAGTAGCGCGCGAACCCGTCGATCGGGAACTTCGCGGTCGAGCCGTCGGGCAGCGTGACGGTCTGCGCCTCGACGTCCACGCGGACGCTCGCGCCCGGGGCGGCGAGCAGCTTCGCGTGGCTGGCCGGGTCGAGCACCACCGGGACGAGCCCGTTCTTGAGCGCGTTGTTGCGGAAGATGTCGGCGATGCGCGTGGAGATCACCGCGCGGACGCCGGCGTCCACCAGCGCCCAGGGCGCGTGCTCGCGCGACGAGCCGCAGCCGAAGTTGTCGCCCGCCACCAGGATCGAGCAGCCCTGGGCCTCCGGCCGGTTCAGGACGAAGTCGGGGCGGGGCGAGCCGTCGGCGGCGTAGCGCCAGTCGGAGAACAGCGCCTTGCCGAGCCCCTTCTTGTCGGTGACCTTGAGGAAGCGGGCCGGGATGATCTGGTCGGTGTCCACGTTCTCGCGGGGGAGGACGACGGTGCGGCTCTCGATGACGCGGATCGGTTCCATCACCGGCCCTCCAGCACGCGGCGGGGATCGGCGACGGCGCCCGTCACCGCGGCGGCCGCGGCGGTGAGCGGGCTGGCGAGGAGCGTCCGCCCGCCGGGGCCCTGGCGCCCCTCGAAGTTGCGGTTCGACGTGGAGACGCAGTACTGGCCGGCCCGGATGTCGTCGCCGTTCATGGCGATGCACATCGAGCAGCCGGGCTCGCGCCACTCGGCGCCGGCCTCGCGCACGACGCGGTCGATGCCCTCGGCCTCGGCGTCCTTCTTCACCCGGTGCGAGCCGGGCACCACCAGCGTGCGGGTCCGCACCTTGCGCCCCTTCAGCACCCGGGCCGCCTCGCGCATGTCCTCGATGCGGCCGTTGGTGCAGGAGCCGATGAACACCACGTCCACCTTCTGCCCGGCGATCGGCTTGCCGGGGACGAGCCCCATGTAGCGGAGCGCGGCCTCGAGCGTGGTGCGGGCGGAGGCGTCCCGCTCCGCGGCCGGGTCCGGCACCAGGCCGGTGACGGCGATGCCCTGCCCCGGGTTCGTGCCGAACGTGATCATCGGCTCGAGCGCGGAGGCGTCCAGGCGGAGCTCGCGGTCGTAGGTGGCGCCCTCGTCCGACGGCAGCGCGCGCCAGCGGGCCACCGCCTCGTCCCACGCGGCGCCCTTCGGCGCGCGGGGCCGGCCGGCCAGCCACTGGAAGGTGGTGTCGTCCGGCGCGACCAGGCCGGCGCGGGCGCCCGCCTCGATCGACATGTTGCAGAGGGTCATGCGGCCCTCCATCGAGAGCGCGCGGACCGCGGGGCCGAGGTACTCGATGACGTGGCCGGTGCCGCCGCCCACCCCGAGCCTCGCGATGATCGCGAGGATCAGGTCCTTGGCGGAGAGGCCCGGGCCGAGCGCCCCGTCCACCCGCACGGCCAGCGTGCGGGGGCGGCGCTGCAGCAGGCACTGCGAGGCGAGCACGTGGCCGACCTCGGAGGTGCCGATCCCGAACGCGAGCGCGCCGAACGCGCCGTGCGTGGCGGTGTGGCTGTCGCCGCACACCACCGTCATGCCGGGCTGGGTGGCGCCCATCTCCGGGCCGAACACGTGAACCACGCCCTGCGCCTCGTCGCCGAGCCCGTGCAGCTCGACGCCGAAGTCGGCGCAGTTGCGCTCCATCTGCGAGACCTGCGCGGCCGCCTGCGCGTCCACGAACGGCCACCGGCCATCCGCGCCGCGGGGCAGCGTCGGGATGGAGTGGTCCATGGTGGCGAGCGTGCGCTCGGGGCGGCGGAGCTTCAGGCCGCGCTCCCGCAGCACCGTGAACGCCTGCGGGCTGGTCACCTCGTGCACCAGGTGCAGGTCCACGTAGAGGATCGCGGGCGCGTCCGGGGTCTCGGCGCGGACCACGTGCGCGTCCCAGACCTTGTCGATGATGGTCCTCGGCTGGTTGCCGTCGCTGCGCTTCGACATCAGGGCGTCCCCATCTCCGCGCGGGCCTCGCTCTCGGTGGGCGGTGGCATCTTCAGGGCGATCCGGTTGACCACGTCGAGGAACGCCCGCGCGCTGCCCTCGATGATGTCGGTGGAGAGCGCGCGCCCGCGGTACACGCCGGTCGGGTGCTCGACCTCGATGGAGACCTCGCCTTGCGCGTCCTCGCCGCGGGACACGCTCGCGATCTGGTAGTCGCGGAGCTTCAGGCTGATGCCGGTGACCTTCTCGATGGCGCGGTACACCGCGTCCACCGGGCCGTCGCCGGCCGCGACCTCCTGGATCCGCTCGCCGGCGGCGGAGCGGAGCGCGACCGACGCGCAGGGCAGCGTGCCGGTGCCGGAGGTGGTGGAGAGCGCCTCCAGCTCCCACGCCACGCTCCCCTTCCCCAGGATCTGCCCGTGGACCACGAGCGCCTCGATGTCGGCGTCGTAGATGTCCTTCTTCTTGTCGGCCAGCACCTTGAAGTCGGCGAACACCTTGTCGATCTGCGCCTCGTCGAGCTGGTAGCCGAGCGCGAGGAGCCGGTCCTTCAGCGCGTGGCGCCCGGAGTGCTTGCCGAGCACGAGCTGGCTGCGGGCGAAGCCGACCTCCTCCGGCCGCATGATCTCGTAGGTCTCGCGGTTGGTGAGCATCCCGTGCTGGTGGATGCCGGCCTCGTGCGCGAACGCGTTCTGGCCCACGATGGCCTTGTTGCGCTGCACGTGGAGCCCGGTGACCTGCGACACCAGGCGGCTGGTGGGGAAGAGCCGCTCGGTCTGCACGCCGGTGGTCACCCCGAGGACGTCGTGGCGCGTCCTGAACGCCATGACGATCTCCTCGAGCGAGGCGTTCCCGGCGCGCTCGCCGATGCCGTTGATGGTGCACTCGACCTGGCGCGCGCCCTCGAGCACGCCGGCCAGGCTGTTCGCGACCGCCATGCCCAGGTCGTTGTGGCAGTGCACCGAGATGATCGCCTTCTCGATGCCGCGGACGTGCTTGCGCAGGTAGCGGATGGTCTCCGCGTACGTCGAGGGGAGCGCGTAGCCGACCGTGTCCGGGATGTTCACGGTGCCGGCGCCGGCCTCGATGACGCGCTCGACCACCTCGGCGAGGAACTCGAGCTCGGTGCGGGCGGAGTCCTCGGCGGAGAACTCGACGTCGTCGAACTTCTCGCGGGCGAGCTTCACGCCGTCCACGGAGCGCTTGATGATCTCGTCCTTCGCGAGCTTCAGCTTGAAGTCGCGGTGGATGGGCGAGGTGGCGAGGAACACGTGGCAGCGGCGCCGCGGCGCGTCGGCGAGCGCCTTCCACGAGGCCTCGATGTCGCCCTTGTTGCAGCGGGAGAGGCTCGCGATGATCGGCCCCTCGACCTGCCGGCTGACCGCCTGGATGGCCTCCAGATCGCCGGGGGAGGCCGCCGCGAACCCGGCCTCGATGACGTCCACGCCCAGATCCCGAAGGGCCCGCGCCACCTGGAGCTTCTGCCCCAGGTTCATCGACGCCCCCGGCGACTGCTCCCCGTCGCGGAGGGTGGTGTCGAAGATGGTGACCCTTTGGCCTGCGTCGCTCACGGTTTCGTCTCTCCTTCCGGGACCTTGACGAGGTCTGACCGGCTCGGCTGAAACGGGAACCGCGAAGGGTACCAGAAACGTCCGGCGATGTGTACCCATCGAACACCCGTAAACGGGCGTTCCACCGCACCCTGGCGGGCGGTGCTCGATGACGCTCACAGCGGGAGGGGCCCCAGCCGCAGCCTGGGGAGGGGTGCAACCCCTCCCCGCGGGGACCTCGCGCGTGCCCGCGAACGCGGGCGCGCGAGGTCACGGGCCCCGCGAAGCAGGAGTGGGGCCCCGACGAGCTCCGCTCGGCGGGGCGAGGGCGCAGCCCTCGTCAGAAGGGCGCCGTGGCCTCGCGGGCCATGAGCTCGGCGAACGTCTCGAGCGGCATCGTCTTCAGGTCCTCGCCGCCGTGCCGGCGCGGCGAGACGCCCCTCGCCTCGACCTCCTTCTCGCCGACGACCAGCGTGAACGGGATCTTCGCGAGCTGCGCGTTCCGGATCTTCGCGCCGAGCTTGTCCGAGGACCCGTCCACCTCGACGCGCCAGCCGCGCGCCTGCAGCGCCGCCGCCGCCTCGCGCGCCCACGCGTCGAAGCGATCCGAGACCGTCACCACCCGCGCCTGCACCGGCGCGAGCCAGGCCGGGAACGCGCCGGCGTAGTGCTCGGTGAGGATGGCGATGAACCGCTCGAACGAGCCGTAGATGGCGCGGTGGATCACCACCGGCCGGTGCTCCTTGTTGTCCTCGCCCACGAAGGTGAGGTCGAAGCGCTCGGGGGCGGCGTAGTCGAGTTGGATGGTGCAGGTCTGCCAGCGGCGGCCGAGCGAGTCGGTCACCAGCATGTCGATCTTCGGGCCGTAGAACGCGCCGTCGCCGGGGTTGAGCGTCCACTTCAGCCCGGTCGCGTCGAGCGACTTCCGCAGCAGCGCCTCGGCGCGGTCCCACAGCGCGTCGTCGCCGATGCGCTGCTCCGGGCGGGTGGAGAAGGTGGCCTCGAAGCCCAGGCCGAACGCGCCGTACACGACCTTCATCAGCTCGAAGATCCGCAGCACCTCGTCGGTCACCTGCTCCTCGCGCAGGTAGATGTGCGCGTCGTCCTGCTCGAACTGGCGCACGCGGGTGAGGCCGCCCAGCGAGCCGGACGCCTCGTTGCGGTGGAGCGCGTCGGTGGTGAAGTAGCGGACCGGCAGCTCGCGGTACGAGCGCTTGTCCATCCGGTAGATGAGGTGGTGCGACGGGCAGTTCATGGGCTTCAGCGAGAAGCTGCACCGGTCCTCCAGCGCCAGCGCCGGATCCGACTCGCTGTCCACCACCAGGAACATGTTCTCCCGGTACTTGCCCCAGTGCCCGGAGGTCTCCCACAGCCGCTTGTTGAACAGCAGCGGCGTCTTCACCTCCTGGTACCCGTTCTTCAGGACCAGGCGGCGCATCGCGTCCTCGAGCACGTTGTAGAGGACGGTGCCGGCGGGGAGCCAAAACGGCGCGCCGGGCGCGTACTCGTGGAACGTGAACAGCCCGAGCTGCGGGCCGAGGCGGCGGTGGTCGCGCTTCTTCACCTCCTCGAGCTTCGCGAGGTGCGCGTCCAGCTCCTTCTTGTCGAAGAAGGCGGTGCCGTAGATGCGCTGGAGCATCGCGTTCTTCGCGTCGCCGCGCCAGTACGCGCCGGCCACGTTCAGCAGCTTCACGACGCCGATGCGGCCGGTGGACGGGCCGTGCGGCCCGAGGCAGAAGTCCACCCAGTCGCCGTGCTTGTAGAGCGTGAGGGTCTTCGCGCCCTTCGCGGCGATGTCCTTCACGATCTCGACCTTGTACCGCTCGCCCATGCCCTCGAAGAGCGCCAGCGCGGCCTCCATCGAGATCTCGGAGCGGACGAAGGGCAGGTCGGCCTTGATCGCCTCGTTGGTCGCCTTCTCGATCTTCTCGAGGTCCTCGGGCGTGAACGGGGTCTCGCGGGCGAAGTCGTAGTAGAAGCCGTCCTCGATGGCCGGGCCGATGGTGACCTGCGTGCCGGGGTAGAGCTTCTGCACCACGCTCGCCATCACGTGCGCGGCGTCGTGGCGCGCGACCTCGAGCGCCTCCGGGCTCCGGGTGGTGACGATCTCCAGCCTCGCGTCGCGGTCGAGGGCGCGCGAGAGGTCCACCGGCGCGCCGTCCAGCTTCGCGAAGTAGGCCGCCTTGGCGAGGCCTGCGCCGATCTGCCCCTTCACGAAGTCGATGACCGGGGTGCCCCGCGGCGCCTCCTTCTGGCTGCCATCGGGGAGCGTCACCTTCACGAGGTCGGACATGTCGGTATGCCTATCCGTGGTCGAAAAAAAAGGCCAGCCGTGGCGGCTGGCCCTCGGTGGCGGGGGACGCCCGCGATGTGGGCACGGCTGGGATCGAACCAGCGACCCCCTGCGTGTCAAGCAGGTGCTCTACCACTGAGCCACGCGCCCTTCGATGAGGCGCGGTTATAGCCGAACGGGAATCGGTGTCAACGGCCGGGCGCGCGCGCCGCGCGCAGGAAGAACAGGAAGTACTGCGCGAACGAGAGCGTCACGCACAGCGCCGCGAGCAGCCCCAGGGCCGCCACGTACGGCTCCACCGCGTGGCGCGGGTAGCCGCCGTAGTCGCCGGCGAGCGCGGTGAGCACGGTCGCGGCGAGCGCGAAGGTGGCGTACTTGCCGATGCGCGTGGGGGCGACCGGGATGACCCGGTGGACGGTGCGCAGGAACGCCGCGCCGGCGAGCTGCGCCAGGTCGCGGGCCACCACCAGCGCCGGGAGCCAGGCCGGCAGCCGGCCGGTGGCGGCCAGCGCCACCAGCGCGCACGCGGCCAGGAACTTGTCCGCGATGGGATCGAGGAACGCGCCGAGCCGGGTGCGCTGCCGGAGCGCGCGCGCCACCAGCCCGTCCAGCACGTCGGTGGCCGCGGCGGCCGCGAAGGCGGCCAGCGCGCGGGGCCGGTCGCCGCCCACGTAGAGGACCAGGAACGCGGGCGCGAGCGCGATGCGCAGCGCGGTGAGCGCGTTGGCGAGGTTCACCGGCGAGGCCTCGTCCTCGGCCGGGCGGGGCTCGTCCTCGAGCGGGCGCGGGGGCGGGACGCTCACGACGCCTCAGGCGCGGTCGCGCAACGCGCGGAGCGCCACGAACCGCCGCGCCGGGCCGGCGGCCGCGGCGGACGGCTCGGCGCGCGCCACCGCGGCGGCGACGCCGGGCGCGTCGAGCCGCAGGAACGGGTTGACCGCGCGCTCCCCCGCGAGCGTGCTCGGCGCGGGCTCGAGGCCGGCGGCGTGCGCCGCCTCGACCTCCGCCAGCCGCGCGCGCGCCGCCGCGCCGTCCGGCTCCAGTGCCAGCGCGAACGCGAGGTTGGGCGCGGCGTAGTCGTGGCCCGGGTGCACCTCCAGCCCGCCGTCGAGCCGCGCGATCGGGCCGAGGAAGCTCTCCGCCAGCCGGGCGGGATCGCCGCCGTGCCGGCAGTTGCCGCACCCGGCCCAGAACAGCGTGTCGCCGGTGAGCAGCCGCCCCTCCCACTCCAGCAGCACCGAGCCCGGGGTGTGGCCCGGGACCGGGTGCACCCGCAGCGCGAGCGCCCCCAGCGCCACCTCGGCGCGCCCGGCCAGGTCAACGTCGGGCCGGTAGCGGGCGGCGTCGCCGCCGTGGCCGAGCACCTGCGCGCCGAGCGCGCGCGCCACCGCGGCCGTGCCGCCGGTGTGGTCGGCGTGGCCGTGCGTGTGCAGGATCCAGCGCGGGCGGACGCCGTGCGCGGCGGCGAGCGCGAGGGCGGCGTCCGGGTCGCCCGGGTCCACCAGCGCCGCGTCGCCGCCCGCCGCGAGCAGGTACGTGTAGTTGTCCTTCCCGTACCGGCGGCGGTCGAAGATCACGGCCGCTCCCCGCCCCCGGCGTCGTGCGGGTGGTGGCTGAGCCCGATCCGGTTCCCCTCGGGATCGAGCACGTAGATGGTCCAGCGGGTCCGGTGCACCACCTGCACGCCCGCCTCCTCCAGCCGGTCCTCCCAGGCCCGCCGCTCGTCCGGCCCGATGCGCAGCGCCACGAGGT from Anaeromyxobacter dehalogenans 2CP-C includes:
- a CDS encoding 2-isopropylmalate synthase, with the protein product MSDAGQRVTIFDTTLRDGEQSPGASMNLGQKLQVARALRDLGVDVIEAGFAAASPGDLEAIQAVSRQVEGPIIASLSRCNKGDIEASWKALADAPRRRCHVFLATSPIHRDFKLKLAKDEIIKRSVDGVKLAREKFDDVEFSAEDSARTELEFLAEVVERVIEAGAGTVNIPDTVGYALPSTYAETIRYLRKHVRGIEKAIISVHCHNDLGMAVANSLAGVLEGARQVECTINGIGERAGNASLEEIVMAFRTRHDVLGVTTGVQTERLFPTSRLVSQVTGLHVQRNKAIVGQNAFAHEAGIHQHGMLTNRETYEIMRPEEVGFARSQLVLGKHSGRHALKDRLLALGYQLDEAQIDKVFADFKVLADKKKDIYDADIEALVVHGQILGKGSVAWELEALSTTSGTGTLPCASVALRSAAGERIQEVAAGDGPVDAVYRAIEKVTGISLKLRDYQIASVSRGEDAQGEVSIEVEHPTGVYRGRALSTDIIEGSARAFLDVVNRIALKMPPPTESEARAEMGTP
- a CDS encoding hydroxyacylglutathione hydrolase C-terminal domain-containing protein; protein product: MIFDRRRYGKDNYTYLLAAGGDAALVDPGDPDAALALAAAHGVRPRWILHTHGHADHTGGTAAVARALGAQVLGHGGDAARYRPDVDLAGRAEVALGALALRVHPVPGHTPGSVLLEWEGRLLTGDTLFWAGCGNCRHGGDPARLAESFLGPIARLDGGLEVHPGHDYAAPNLAFALALEPDGAAARARLAEVEAAHAAGLEPAPSTLAGERAVNPFLRLDAPGVAAAVARAEPSAAAAGPARRFVALRALRDRA
- the thrS gene encoding threonine--tRNA ligase: MSDLVKVTLPDGSQKEAPRGTPVIDFVKGQIGAGLAKAAYFAKLDGAPVDLSRALDRDARLEIVTTRSPEALEVARHDAAHVMASVVQKLYPGTQVTIGPAIEDGFYYDFARETPFTPEDLEKIEKATNEAIKADLPFVRSEISMEAALALFEGMGERYKVEIVKDIAAKGAKTLTLYKHGDWVDFCLGPHGPSTGRIGVVKLLNVAGAYWRGDAKNAMLQRIYGTAFFDKKELDAHLAKLEEVKKRDHRRLGPQLGLFTFHEYAPGAPFWLPAGTVLYNVLEDAMRRLVLKNGYQEVKTPLLFNKRLWETSGHWGKYRENMFLVVDSESDPALALEDRCSFSLKPMNCPSHHLIYRMDKRSYRELPVRYFTTDALHRNEASGSLGGLTRVRQFEQDDAHIYLREEQVTDEVLRIFELMKVVYGAFGLGFEATFSTRPEQRIGDDALWDRAEALLRKSLDATGLKWTLNPGDGAFYGPKIDMLVTDSLGRRWQTCTIQLDYAAPERFDLTFVGEDNKEHRPVVIHRAIYGSFERFIAILTEHYAGAFPAWLAPVQARVVTVSDRFDAWAREAAAALQARGWRVEVDGSSDKLGAKIRNAQLAKIPFTLVVGEKEVEARGVSPRRHGGEDLKTMPLETFAELMAREATAPF
- a CDS encoding CDP-alcohol phosphatidyltransferase family protein, which gives rise to MSVPPPRPLEDEPRPAEDEASPVNLANALTALRIALAPAFLVLYVGGDRPRALAAFAAAAATDVLDGLVARALRQRTRLGAFLDPIADKFLAACALVALAATGRLPAWLPALVVARDLAQLAGAAFLRTVHRVIPVAPTRIGKYATFALAATVLTALAGDYGGYPRHAVEPYVAALGLLAALCVTLSFAQYFLFFLRAARAPGR
- the leuC gene encoding 3-isopropylmalate dehydratase large subunit, which encodes MSKRSDGNQPRTIIDKVWDAHVVRAETPDAPAILYVDLHLVHEVTSPQAFTVLRERGLKLRRPERTLATMDHSIPTLPRGADGRWPFVDAQAAAQVSQMERNCADFGVELHGLGDEAQGVVHVFGPEMGATQPGMTVVCGDSHTATHGAFGALAFGIGTSEVGHVLASQCLLQRRPRTLAVRVDGALGPGLSAKDLILAIIARLGVGGGTGHVIEYLGPAVRALSMEGRMTLCNMSIEAGARAGLVAPDDTTFQWLAGRPRAPKGAAWDEAVARWRALPSDEGATYDRELRLDASALEPMITFGTNPGQGIAVTGLVPDPAAERDASARTTLEAALRYMGLVPGKPIAGQKVDVVFIGSCTNGRIEDMREAARVLKGRKVRTRTLVVPGSHRVKKDAEAEGIDRVVREAGAEWREPGCSMCIAMNGDDIRAGQYCVSTSNRNFEGRQGPGGRTLLASPLTAAAAAVTGAVADPRRVLEGR
- the ilvB gene encoding biosynthetic-type acetolactate synthase large subunit, translated to MAKEKMTGAKAVLRALEAEGVEVLFGIPGGAILPLYDALYGVERPKHVLVRHEQVGGHAAEGYAHATGKVGVCMGTSGPGATNLVTAIADAYMDSVPMVAITANVSSSLIGTDAFQEADITGITMPITKHNWLVTDVRELPRILKEAFYVARTGRPGPVLVDIPKDVLNAELEFEWPETVEIPGYHPPVREEPRLKDAAQLMRASSRPVVYLGGGVRTADAHKEVFAFAEFLGAPVVTTLHGKGAFPETSPLCLGMFGMHGSRFANYTVQASDLIIALGARFDDRVTGKLSTFAPEAKVIHLDVDPAEISKLVTATVPLVGDLKRLLPQLHEEARRAFADHGRPDLAPWWKRVNEWREKHPLRYRQDPKQPLLPQYVIDTLWKKTGGKAIVTTGVGEHQMFAAQWWKTAEPRTFVTSGGLGTMGFCLPSAIGIQLGRPDALVIGIDGDGSFQMTLQDLATASELRLPIKIFILNNLFLGMVRQWQELFYEEKYAETPLADLPDLVKLADAYGCLGLRARTPEELDQVIDRALANQDGPTIVDVRIRREEKVYPMVPAGAPLNDMIDGE
- the leuD gene encoding 3-isopropylmalate dehydratase small subunit, producing MEPIRVIESRTVVLPRENVDTDQIIPARFLKVTDKKGLGKALFSDWRYAADGSPRPDFVLNRPEAQGCSILVAGDNFGCGSSREHAPWALVDAGVRAVISTRIADIFRNNALKNGLVPVVLDPASHAKLLAAPGASVRVDVEAQTVTLPDGSTAKFPIDGFARYCLLNGVDELGFLLAQDADIAAFEGGRR